A region of Deltaproteobacteria bacterium DNA encodes the following proteins:
- a CDS encoding DHA2 family efflux MFS transporter permease subunit yields the protein MANGVASSQDAARSRGDAALAAAREGRLSPAAIALLVGVMLAVLLELIDTSIVNVALPDMMSNLGATVDEASWIVTSYIIANVTIIPMTSWFASRFGRRRYLTFSILLFTAASAACGLASTLWQLVLFRTLQGIGGGALLSSGQALMVEIFPPQRQGTGQAIFGVGATLGPSLGPTLGGWLTDNFSWPWIFWVNIPLGLLAAFLIYNYLPTYKHARKQSDIDWLGIALLIVGIGTLQYTIERGNHFDWFADNTICATAAIACISLIWFVAHELRTLHPVVDLRVLRNKPLLLGCIYGAAFGVALYGSIFLFPIFTQGILGWTSWKSGINVLPSTITTAILMPFAGRAVMRTGPFPMIAAGMFVFLPSLWGMSQWDAQSNGFDLWWPQIGRGIGLGLLFAPLSLVAMRYLPPADVMQGAALYNLFRQTGGSIGIAILATLLDHRADVHFAHLAENVSALNPVTWQRVQALQAGLAARGLDPAAALDGAYKLMSSLLEREATVLAFRDSYFFVIFVVGALLPFVWLFKSRALDLKNLGGGASAATSTGMDH from the coding sequence ATGGCGAACGGCGTCGCGAGCTCTCAGGACGCCGCGCGCTCGCGCGGCGATGCGGCGCTCGCCGCGGCGCGGGAGGGGAGGCTCAGCCCCGCCGCGATCGCACTGCTCGTGGGCGTGATGCTCGCCGTGCTGCTCGAGCTGATCGACACGAGCATCGTGAACGTCGCGCTGCCCGACATGATGTCGAACCTCGGCGCGACGGTGGACGAAGCGAGCTGGATCGTGACGTCGTACATCATCGCCAACGTCACGATCATTCCGATGACGAGCTGGTTCGCGTCGCGCTTCGGGCGCCGCCGCTATCTCACGTTCTCGATCTTGTTGTTCACCGCCGCGTCCGCGGCTTGCGGCCTCGCCTCGACGCTTTGGCAGCTCGTGCTCTTCCGCACGCTGCAAGGCATCGGCGGCGGCGCGCTGCTCTCGTCGGGGCAGGCGCTGATGGTCGAGATCTTCCCGCCGCAGCGACAGGGCACGGGTCAAGCGATCTTCGGCGTCGGCGCGACGCTGGGACCGAGCCTCGGCCCGACGCTCGGCGGCTGGCTCACGGACAACTTTTCTTGGCCGTGGATCTTCTGGGTGAACATTCCCCTCGGCCTGCTCGCCGCGTTCCTCATCTACAACTATCTCCCGACGTACAAGCACGCGCGCAAGCAAAGCGACATCGACTGGCTCGGCATCGCGCTCTTGATCGTCGGCATCGGCACGCTCCAGTACACGATCGAGCGCGGCAATCACTTCGACTGGTTCGCGGACAACACGATCTGCGCCACGGCGGCCATCGCGTGTATCTCCCTGATCTGGTTCGTCGCGCACGAGCTGCGCACGCTGCATCCGGTGGTCGACTTGCGCGTACTTCGCAACAAGCCGCTGCTGCTCGGCTGCATCTACGGAGCGGCGTTCGGCGTCGCGCTCTACGGCAGCATCTTCCTGTTCCCGATCTTCACGCAGGGCATCCTCGGCTGGACCTCTTGGAAGAGCGGCATCAACGTGCTGCCCTCGACGATCACCACCGCGATCCTCATGCCGTTCGCCGGTCGGGCCGTGATGCGCACGGGCCCATTCCCGATGATCGCTGCGGGAATGTTCGTGTTCTTGCCCTCGCTGTGGGGCATGAGCCAGTGGGACGCGCAGTCGAACGGCTTCGATCTGTGGTGGCCGCAGATCGGGCGCGGCATCGGGCTCGGCTTGTTGTTCGCGCCGCTCTCGCTCGTGGCGATGCGTTACTTGCCGCCCGCCGACGTGATGCAAGGCGCCGCGCTCTACAACCTCTTCCGGCAAACCGGCGGGTCGATCGGCATCGCGATCCTCGCGACGCTGCTCGATCACCGCGCCGACGTGCACTTCGCGCACCTCGCCGAAAACGTGAGCGCGCTGAATCCCGTGACTTGGCAGCGCGTGCAGGCGCTGCAGGCCGGTCTCGCAGCGCGCGGCCTCGATCCCGCGGCAGCGCTCGATGGCGCGTACAAGCTGATGAGCAGCTTGCTAGAGCGCGAAGCCACCGTGCTCGCGTTCCGCGATTCCTACTTCTTCGTGATCTTCGTCGTGGGCGCGCTGCTGCCGTTCGTGTGGCTCTTCAAGAGCCGCGCGCTCGATCTGAAGAATCTCGGCGGCGGCGCTAGCGCGGCCACGTCCACGGGGATGGATCACTGA
- a CDS encoding HlyD family secretion protein: MAAEVVGTESEVKEAAVRWSAARIARIGVVLAALAGAGYYGLHELRAIWGTESTDDAFVEGHLVYVSPRVPGQVVEVLVGENQLVSAGDVLVRIDPADHEARVALAQANLELARNSIAHTGAASEAAAAQVRGAQARLQHGEQELVRARELAARGAASAHALDAAVATRDAAVAELRAAQRREDAERAMLGSSAPVKQAEAALREAELALSYTTIRAPFGGRVGKKSAELGATVQPGQPLLTIVATSGNWVVANFKETQIGAMKPGDPVEIAVDAFPDRAWRGHIESISPATGAKYALLPPDNATGNFTKVVQRVPVKIALDAVSGESAAGEDPTALPVGLSVVARVRPQ; encoded by the coding sequence ATGGCAGCGGAAGTGGTGGGCACCGAGAGCGAAGTGAAGGAGGCGGCCGTGCGCTGGAGCGCAGCGCGCATTGCGCGCATCGGGGTCGTGCTCGCCGCGCTCGCGGGCGCCGGTTACTACGGCCTGCACGAGCTGCGCGCGATCTGGGGCACCGAGTCGACCGACGACGCGTTCGTCGAGGGCCACCTCGTGTACGTCTCGCCGCGTGTCCCGGGGCAAGTCGTCGAGGTGCTCGTGGGGGAAAACCAGCTCGTGAGCGCGGGCGACGTGCTCGTGCGCATCGACCCCGCCGATCACGAAGCGCGCGTCGCGCTCGCCCAGGCGAACCTCGAGCTGGCGCGCAACTCGATCGCGCACACGGGTGCGGCATCCGAGGCCGCCGCGGCGCAGGTGCGCGGCGCGCAGGCGCGCCTCCAGCACGGCGAGCAGGAGCTGGTGCGCGCGCGCGAGCTCGCGGCGCGCGGTGCAGCGAGTGCGCACGCGCTCGATGCCGCGGTCGCGACGCGCGACGCCGCGGTTGCCGAGCTGCGCGCCGCCCAGCGCCGCGAGGATGCGGAGCGCGCGATGCTCGGCAGCAGCGCGCCGGTGAAGCAGGCCGAGGCAGCGCTGCGCGAGGCAGAGCTCGCGCTTTCGTATACGACGATTCGCGCGCCCTTCGGCGGGCGCGTGGGCAAGAAGAGCGCCGAGCTCGGCGCGACCGTGCAGCCGGGTCAGCCGCTGCTCACGATCGTGGCGACGAGCGGCAACTGGGTCGTCGCCAATTTCAAGGAGACCCAGATCGGCGCGATGAAGCCGGGCGATCCCGTCGAGATCGCGGTCGACGCGTTCCCGGACCGCGCTTGGCGCGGCCACATCGAGTCGATCTCGCCCGCGACGGGCGCGAAGTACGCGCTGCTCCCGCCCGACAACGCGACGGGCAACTTCACGAAGGTGGTGCAGCGCGTGCCCGTGAAGATCGCGCTCGACGCGGTGAGCGGAGAAAGCGCTGCGGGCGAAGACCCCACCGCGCTGCCCGTCGGGCTCTCGGTCGTCGCACGCGTGCGGCCGCAATAA
- a CDS encoding TetR/AcrR family transcriptional regulator, translated as MPPRRKRAPPRPARMPADVRRADILAIAARVFSTHGFVGATTRDIAREIGITEAALYRYFPSKEAIYTAILEERLASEDLFSRFEESARAGDDIAVFGGLAHALLEMVERDPTFLRLMLFSALEGHQLARPFQEKRVRPLRAFLANYIEQRAKSGAFRDVDPVLAARAFVGMVVDHLIVREIFGQHTEYPQTNSEVAEAFVTIFLRGMRRDERAGKAAKRRRALRRMR; from the coding sequence ATGCCTCCCCGTCGCAAGCGCGCGCCGCCGCGTCCCGCCCGCATGCCCGCCGACGTGCGGCGCGCCGACATCCTCGCCATCGCGGCGCGCGTGTTCTCGACGCACGGCTTCGTCGGCGCGACCACGCGCGACATCGCGCGCGAGATCGGCATCACCGAGGCCGCGCTCTACCGCTACTTCCCGAGCAAGGAGGCGATCTACACGGCGATCCTCGAGGAGCGCCTCGCTTCCGAAGATCTCTTCTCGCGCTTCGAGGAATCTGCGCGCGCGGGCGACGACATCGCGGTGTTCGGCGGCCTCGCGCACGCGCTTCTCGAGATGGTCGAGCGCGATCCGACGTTCCTGCGCCTGATGCTCTTCTCCGCGCTCGAGGGTCACCAGCTCGCGCGGCCGTTTCAGGAGAAGCGCGTGCGCCCGCTGCGCGCGTTTCTCGCGAACTACATCGAGCAGCGCGCGAAGAGCGGCGCGTTTCGCGACGTCGATCCCGTGCTCGCCGCGCGCGCGTTCGTGGGCATGGTCGTCGATCACCTGATCGTGCGGGAGATCTTCGGGCAACACACCGAGTACCCGCAGACGAACTCCGAAGTGGCAGAGGCGTTCGTGACGATCTTCTTGCGCGGCATGCGCCGCGACGAGCGAGCGGGCAAGGCCGCGAAACGGCGGCGCGCTCTGCGGAGGATGCGCTGA